The Fulvia fulva chromosome 1, complete sequence region AGCATGGGACGGCCGCCAATGGCACGAGGACACTCGCATACAATGTCTGTGGCTGCACCCATCTCACCTCTCCACGGTCCTTATGGTCATATGCACAGACACTCAACGTTCACTGGTGCCATCGGGCTTCCTCAGCTACAGCCGCCGCAACCACATTCTCCGGGGTTCCCTGGCTTACAGCAATTCTCCCCACAGCACCAATTTGGGATGTCAGGCATGCCGCGTGGCGGCTCGCCTGCCCAGATACCTGCCTTCCGGCAAGATCTTGGATCTATTCGTGGGCCGGGGTCTCCTCTCAGTCACCAAATGCTGCCTCAATCACCCCAAGACTACAGTCGCGGCATGATTGAGGATCAGAGGCGCAGACAGCATGCTTACTCTCAGTCTATGCAGCAGCCAATGATGTCTAATACTTTCGTTTCTCAAGGCTCGAGCTTGCGCCCCACACCGGCGTTGCCAGAGCTGCCGGAAGATGACGATGAGGAGGATCTAGAGGAGCCTGATGCATCAACGTATGTGCCACCGCACAAGCGCTTCCAGGCTAATCCCGAGATTGCGGTGCCAACTCCAAGAGGCCATCGTCACAACATTAGCGAAGGCCTGGAGCGAGAGCTGTTGGAGGCCGAGCAACGACAAAAGACTGCCAGCCGAGACTATATTGAAGTCACAGAAGAAGGCGATTCCACTGATAGTAAATCAAAGGCCTCGTCCAACGGCGTCCGCAAGATTGAACCACCGAAGGCTGAGGAGAAGGATCCGCTAGGCTCCGAGCATCCTGTGCAAGTGACTGCACACAGCCATAAGAAGAGTGCATCACGGTTCAATGTGGCCGCACCCGCGTTCACGTTCAATCCAGGCGCCAACTTCCAACCTAGTGCCAACTTCCAGGCTGGGGCGGCATTCCAGCCGCCACAGTCAACGTTCAGTTTCGGCGCTCCTGGCCCACAGACAAGTCAGCTTCCAGCTTCGACATTCAGCTTTGGCGCTCCTGCTCCACAGACAAGCCAGCACCCAACGGCAAATCATAGGAGACATCAATCGTCGGGCTCTTTCAATGCAAGTGCGCCTGCCTTCAAGCCCGCAAGCTCGGAATTTAGCTTCTCATCTGCTAGGCCTACCATGGGGTCTAACGATCCCAGCGCCGCCGCGAAGGACATTGCCCAAGAGCGTGACAACATTGTGGATAAACTGCCAAGCATATTTGGGAAGGTTCAAATTCCCGACATTGTCAAACCAGCAAGGAGGTCCAAGGCGATCGCGATTGTGCGCCCCGAGGAACTCAAGTCTTCCGCGTCCGCCAGCGAACACGAGGATGGTGAAGGCAGGGTTGCCCAAGGCGAGGCGAAGAGAAAACAAGTCAGGAAAGTCGAAGACGACGGGGATGATGTGCCACTCTTCGCTGAGCCTACACCGATCCCTGTGACAGTGCCAGCAGAGAAAGTCCTGGGCTCCAACGACGGCCAGCCCATGCCCACCGTGGCTGAGGTTTCAGGAGAGGAAGACGTCGCAGATGATGTCACCGAGAAGGACACGGACATCATCGAGGCTTCTACAGCACAGTCTTCTCTGAGTGGGCTATCAGTCTCGAGCTCTGCGATGCCTGCCTCTCATGGGCATAAACACTCCACCTCGCTTTCGGCGCTAGCGAGACCGTTCGAGCCTCCCGCAGCAAACGTTACCGAGGCGCCTGCTAGTCACAGCGGACAAGATGATACCGACTCCATCAGTGAGCTTGAGGAAGGTGAGATCAGGGAAGACGGACTGCCGTCCATTCCGCCCGTTCAACCTGCGACCCATACCACCGTTGGTATCAAAGCCCATGATTTCGCGGGAGGACTGGTCACACCTCATGGCCAATCCGAGCACTCAACTGCGCATGTCGACCAAGAAGAGCAACCTGAGCCATCGTTCGACGAGATTGACGCTGTCATGCGCCGCATGAACGAAGCGGGACCAGATCTGGAGCCACGAAAGGAAGTATCACCCGAGAGGTTACCAAGTCCTGGTTCGCACCCAATGAAAGGAGTCACATACCTGGCCGAATGGTCTCGTAGCGAAGCTCCAAGTCCAAGCCCGCGACGACGACAACAACAACAGCACGAACCATTCATCGGTGCCCAACCCAATAATGGCGACCACGGCCTCAACGGATGGCCAGAGATTCGTCAGCTGAACAGGGCGGAAGAAGTGGCCACCAGTGACTGGTCCGGCGTATTGTCTCCTCCAGATGAAGACAAGCTACAACAACGGAGCGCCTTCTTCGACAGCCACATTGACAGCGTGATCGGGCGTGTTGTCGACCAGCGTCTCCAGCCACTGGAGGAGAGCCTGCGCAGCATACACAACACTGTTGTTCGTCGCAACAGGTCTTCAGATCTGAAGCTGCAGCGAAGTCCTTCGAACGTTGAAAGTGATGCCGACGATGAAGATGAACTCTCTGATGAGCGTGAACAGCGACCCATCTCCCGCGGCCGAGACAAGCGCGTCGATCAGATCAAGGCGGCAGTGCTTGAGGCTTTGAGAGAACAAAGTCCAATGCGGTCGCAAACATCGCTCGATCTCTCCGAGCTACACTCTGTCCTTGCCGACATGAAAGTATCTTTCGCGAGGGCAGCGTCATCCAGCCTCGAGCTTGACGATGTCCGCGCCGTGGTCGAGGATTCTCTCAGTCGACAAAGCCAGGCAATTGTTCCAATTACGATTGACGAAGGCAAGGAATCTCATCGGAGACAAGTCTCTGAGCTGGAAGGTCGACTCAATGAAACTCTCGCCGGTGCACTCGAGGAGGCGAATCACAGACGAGCTGTTGAGGAACGTGAAGTGGAGGCAAGACGACAGCTTCGATTGGCCGAAGAAGAGATCCACATTCTGCGCAATACGGCTCGCGACGACGAATCACGAGTACGTGCCATGGAGCAAGAACGTGAGGATATCCTAGGCCGTCTCGATCGAGCTGAAGACTCGCGCCGGATTGCCGAAGACAGGTTGGAGGATGCTGAGGCAGAAAAGGAAGCTTTGCAGGCAACACTGGAAGAGTATCGGGCGTCGAGCAATAAGTGGCGTCATGACATTGACGACGGCAAGCGTTTGCGAGAAGAGCTGGAGTCCACCATTGCGGCCATGGAGCGGCAGAGCGAGGAGTATCAGGACTCAACTCTAGGAATGAAACGCCGCCTGGAAAAGCTTCATGCTGACACTGCCACCGCGGCAGGACAACTGGCGAGCGAGAAAGCAGTCTGGAAAGCCAGAGAGGAAGACTACCGTGCCAAGATCGAGACTTTGGAGGCTCAGAACATGGTATTGAGCAGAGAGCGTGCTCAGCTCCAAGACGAAGTGCGCATTGTGCGCGCCAGCGCTGTGGAAGCCGCCGAAGTGCGACATACTGTGGAGCACATTCGAGCCACGAACACATCGCTGGATGAGATGGTTCGCAAGCTGCAGGGTGATGTGACTGAGCAGCAAGCTTTGGCGGCACGTTTCGAACGTCAGTTTCACGATGCTCAAGAGTCTGGCAGGGCGGAGGTGCATCGCACGCGGATGTCGTTGGAGACCGAGGTGGAAGCCGCGAACCATCATGTCAACCTGGTCCGAGCAGAATTGGAGTTGGAGCTCGCCAAAACACGTTCTGAACTAGAGAATGTCAGGATGGAAGCGGAGACTGCGAAAGAGCGTCACGAACATTCGATTGAGCAGGAAGAGACTGTCAGAAGGGAGGCTCTTCGTAAAGTCAACCATGCGAACAGTGTAGCCTTGGACGAAGCCAGACACAAGTACGAGTCTGCTATCCAGGAGCTGACCGCACAGCAGACTCGCGCGCTCACTCATGCCATTGAGGATAAGAATCGCGCAGAAGCTTTCCTTGGAGAGAAACTCTCGCTCTCCGATGCCAAGGTCCATCACCTCCAGGACAGAGTGGCGCACCTTGAGGAGAGACTCGAGGTAGCCAAGTCAGCAGCACAAGCTGCCGCACAAAGCGCCAAGATCTCGAAGACAGCGGTACCACCAAGGGTCCTAGCGAGTGTGCCCGAGAAAGTCTCTCCACAGGCTCTTCGCGAATCGATATTGGTGTTACAGGAGCAATTGCAGGCTCGCGAGTCGGAAATTGAGCGCCTGCAGGCTCAATTCCAGACCGAAGGTGTGGCCAGGGTCAAGGAGCGCGACGCTGAGATCACGTGGCTACGAGAGCTCCTCGATGTACGAAGTGACGAGCTGAAGGACTTGGTCAACACCCTCGCCAAGCCGAACTTCGATCGGGCCGCTGTGCGTGACACAGCCATTCGGATTAGTACGAACCTGGAGATGGAGCAGCAGGAGAGAGACCGTTCTAGTCGATCAGCGCAAAACCAAGCGCTCGGGGCCCAAGCATTGTCCAGCATTTCCAGCTTTGCGACACCCAAGCTGGCATCCGCGTTTAACAAGTGGAGGGCCAGCATGGAGCCCAAGGCACTCAAAGACAGCAGCTCTGTGCCTACAGCTCGGCAACGCCCTGAGCAACGCAGACCTGTCAGTCGCTCCTACACTCCGTCGAAGGCACCACCTAGGGCGAATCCCGCAGACTATTCCCTGGGACTCATGACACCACCCGCCAGCAACTTGCGTAGTTCTCCTATCCCGGGAGCTGCACCAACAGAGCCCCGACTCGAGATCAGGAGTAACTCTGGAGATTCTGCACTGAGCATTGTCGAGCCACACAGGCCACGCAGCCGGCATGCTTCCGGCACTTCGGACCGTCTAGGAAGTCCTCTGTTTCATGAGCAGAGTTACGATCACGACGCGGCAGACAATGACATGCAGCAATTCGACG contains the following coding sequences:
- a CDS encoding Cutinase transcription factor 1 beta — protein: MMGSTAMDPHLSHSEASSSPPDTTENRPQPAKRTAADAGLKPNGMRPTKSVKRRASKACQCCRARKVRCNVVEHGPPCTNCRLDEVECIVSESKRKKKWSNSGIEESPHQAKGGLPFNSTMFPMSAQPPYEPLKRPEHVPHALYQDLGRDISLPSNQSSRPSMYNPDMMMNIQRIGHKPSVSEPTPLLSSLMPPTMPTYSLPLYIKPLPSKLDLQDIVYLEKKGALTIPASGFRDELLKSFVEFIYPYMPLLSVHDLVATIDSNDGTSSVSLLLFQAIMFSGIATVDIRYLKAAGYATRRDARRDFFQRTRLLYDFDIEIDRISLIQSLLLMTYWYETPDDQKDSHHWMGIAVSLSHTIGLHRNPEKSVAMDSSRKKLWKRIWWSTYMRDRLVALGMRRPTRIKNADFDVPMLDINDFEVAVLPEGPSCMPADCKTLRNAALQRQLAVMCIESAKLCICMSHVLSVQYSVLNNNHGVLSEEGSTKTTMHLVAKKWDPELNEVQDCDQELQDWKKELPEEAKYVVPSWHDVDSGNESIVLNRSLLHMIYNATLSALHRPQVLPSTAMPARTAQSDMLEHSRKAVRTAASEITSIAYGLFNLDMVRFLPTTGISVLLPAIIIHLLDIKAPDEATRRWSLQGFCQCMQIMGKLRDIYAAADYSTAFLEAAIRKAEITLPQKSDEVKEPRNVITSAQGLVDAGRRMHLLPAAPESGALTPPPDEARPQQREKDPLTDDDIARKLNCYLASTPPDSEQHDAHEQQMELGGQIGLHAEFEPDFDSLINLDAAGDVWALEDGTHASTAPPPAPAPVPASPPAPKYGLLLNDRAEHHHHHHHHHHHHRRPSEAHHSLSPDVVRQPPPRTPASLRSIDTRDTRDTRDTGSEYYTAAWGSPYEFSPSQFSRSARTAVSEQAASEDPNELSPSPSFGLEHLVPSRLSDLSLPQPGLSALGIQIEDVSDPANTPRSRTQRWVQLPQREEHPERAHWWSDESAHSRSESEGRPRAPSSSSSIHGPGLRAGRLGHKPREANRTLDQQSFWNTLREKRSSDMATLFDSRWAATLPPDVDSSLKRAHEEKQGMLSSRWADADESETLPAQPNPDASRAQKSVDGVFASRWADTPEPQESEQQKQLGAQDVVGKTESTGANRLPETQNEVEDKVSVLKPAAGPTTATGDPSGVSNATDATVQPVQAYIGAPPTSPTRLQPPRLKKRVSWRGKNIVISIPRLDFGATGLAVPMSDSEIRDRMQHFRDAGYDTNGHDLLHDMGESDGPAQVKSIFPDESEARILPSKDQVKVLLPDLERWKAYTDWLTEQKLAALGVTLGFDEPPAQTPAQDMSRQSSTQYPPLPFSPPIPSTSAGSMGRPPMARGHSHTMSVAAPISPLHGPYGHMHRHSTFTGAIGLPQLQPPQPHSPGFPGLQQFSPQHQFGMSGMPRGGSPAQIPAFRQDLGSIRGPGSPLSHQMLPQSPQDYSRGMIEDQRRRQHAYSQSMQQPMMSNTFVSQGSSLRPTPALPELPEDDDEEDLEEPDASTYVPPHKRFQANPEIAVPTPRGHRHNISEGLERELLEAEQRQKTASRDYIEVTEEGDSTDSKSKASSNGVRKIEPPKAEEKDPLGSEHPVQVTAHSHKKSASRFNVAAPAFTFNPGANFQPSANFQAGAAFQPPQSTFSFGAPGPQTSQLPASTFSFGAPAPQTSQHPTANHRRHQSSGSFNASAPAFKPASSEFSFSSARPTMGSNDPSAAAKDIAQERDNIVDKLPSIFGKVQIPDIVKPARRSKAIAIVRPEELKSSASASEHEDGEGRVAQGEAKRKQVRKVEDDGDDVPLFAEPTPIPVTVPAEKVLGSNDGQPMPTVAEVSGEEDVADDVTEKDTDIIEASTAQSSLSGLSVSSSAMPASHGHKHSTSLSALARPFEPPAANVTEAPASHSGQDDTDSISELEEGEIREDGLPSIPPVQPATHTTVGIKAHDFAGGLVTPHGQSEHSTAHVDQEEQPEPSFDEIDAVMRRMNEAGPDLEPRKEVSPERLPSPGSHPMKGVTYLAEWSRSEAPSPSPRRRQQQQHEPFIGAQPNNGDHGLNGWPEIRQLNRAEEVATSDWSGVLSPPDEDKLQQRSAFFDSHIDSVIGRVVDQRLQPLEESLRSIHNTVVRRNRSSDLKLQRSPSNVESDADDEDELSDEREQRPISRGRDKRVDQIKAAVLEALREQSPMRSQTSLDLSELHSVLADMKVSFARAASSSLELDDVRAVVEDSLSRQSQAIVPITIDEGKESHRRQVSELEGRLNETLAGALEEANHRRAVEEREVEARRQLRLAEEEIHILRNTARDDESRVRAMEQEREDILGRLDRAEDSRRIAEDRLEDAEAEKEALQATLEEYRASSNKWRHDIDDGKRLREELESTIAAMERQSEEYQDSTLGMKRRLEKLHADTATAAGQLASEKAVWKAREEDYRAKIETLEAQNMVLSRERAQLQDEVRIVRASAVEAAEVRHTVEHIRATNTSLDEMVRKLQGDVTEQQALAARFERQFHDAQESGRAEVHRTRMSLETEVEAANHHVNLVRAELELELAKTRSELENVRMEAETAKERHEHSIEQEETVRREALRKVNHANSVALDEARHKYESAIQELTAQQTRALTHAIEDKNRAEAFLGEKLSLSDAKVHHLQDRVAHLEERLEVAKSAAQAAAQSAKISKTAVPPRVLASVPEKVSPQALRESILVLQEQLQARESEIERLQAQFQTEGVARVKERDAEITWLRELLDVRSDELKDLVNTLAKPNFDRAAVRDTAIRISTNLEMEQQERDRSSRSAQNQALGAQALSSISSFATPKLASAFNKWRASMEPKALKDSSSVPTARQRPEQRRPVSRSYTPSKAPPRANPADYSLGLMTPPASNLRSSPIPGAAPTEPRLEIRSNSGDSALSIVEPHRPRSRHASGTSDRLGSPLFHEQSYDHDAADNDMQQFDDDLEDVADSEPPAFRSLEAELESQTVEGAE